One segment of Salvelinus alpinus chromosome 1, SLU_Salpinus.1, whole genome shotgun sequence DNA contains the following:
- the LOC139530110 gene encoding neutrophil cytosolic factor 1-like, producing MEETYVRHVEFLGFEKRFFPSQHYVYMLMVKWNNLSEKLIYRGYPEIYTFHKSLKEMFPIEAGDIDKKDRIIPALPAPKWLDSQKSTETRQSTLAEYCHSLINLPPKISRCQLVCNFFKVRPEDENPPAQQPFKRNETIVMSTDNARGSTSEISGPIILESYRVISDYSKTSKYEINLLTGDLVEIVEKSPNGWWFCQCDTKRGWVPASYLEPLDGPEEPEEADPNYAGELYITTKAYNAAQDDELTLETGETIEVIHKLLDGWWVVRKGEETGHFPSMFLHKTGEKKEMEENVIRRQTPPPRRSTIRNAQSIHGKGRKGISQNTYRRNSRRFLLQKGDWPNQPRKTSNDARQSPLQERKNGDNLPKPAGSSPGGELKKGAPLIPPRPSPELIMERCTENTCKKVSVRKSN from the exons ATGGAGGAAACCTATGTCAGGCATGTGGAGTTTCTGGGCTTTGAGAAACGCTTCTTCCCCAGTCAGCACTAT GTCTACATGCTGATGGTGAAATGGAACAACCTGTCTGAGAAGTTGATCTATAGAGGGTATCCGGAGATCTACACATTTCAT AAATCCCTAAAGGAGATGTTCCCAATTGAGGCTGGTGACATCGATAAGAAAGACAGGATCATCCCTGCATTACCAG CTCCAAAATGGTTGGACAGCCAAAAGAGCACCGAGACCAGGCAGAGCACTCTGGctgaatactgtcactctctcatCAACCTGCCCCCCAAGATATCACGCTGCCAGCTGGTATGCAACTTCTTCAAGGTCCGACCGGAGGACGAGAACCCACCTGCTCAACAGCC attcAAAAGAAATGAGACCATTGTGATGTCCACGGACAACGCCAGAGGCAGCACTTCTG AAATCTCTGGCCCCATCATATTGGAAAGCTACAGGGTGATCTCTGACTACAGCAAGACCTCCAAGTATGAGATCAACCTTCTTACTGGAGACTTAGTGGAGATTGTGGAGAAAAGTCCAAACG GTTGGTGGTTCTGCCAGTGTGATACCAAGCGGGGCTGGGTGCCCGCCTCTTACCTGGAGCCCCTTGATGGACCAGAGGAGCCTGAAGAAGCTGATCCCAACTATGCAG GAGAACTCTATATCACCACCAAAGCCTACAATGCAGCACAAGATGATGAGCTAACTCTGGAGACTGGGGAAACTATTGAGGTCATTCACAAGCTGCTGGATGGATGGTGGGTGGTCAG gaaaggagaggagacaggacacTTCCCCTCCATGTTTCTCCACAAAACtggagagaagaaggagatggaggagaacgTGATTAGAAGACAGACACCACCACCCAGACG GTCTACAATCCGCAATGCCCAGAGTATTCACGGTAAAGGGCGCAAGGGCATCAGCCAGAACACGTACCGCAGGAACAGTCGCCGCTTCCTGCTGCAGAAAGGCGACTGGCCCAATCAGCCCAGGAAGACCTCTAATGATGCCAGACAGTCTCCCCTGCAGGAGAGGAAGAACGGAG ACAACCTCCCAAAGCCAGCAGGCTCTAGTCCAGGGGGCGAGCTGAAGAAAGGGGCTCCCCTCATCCCCCCTCGGCCCAGTCCTGAACTCATCATGGAGCGCTGCACGGAGAACACCTGCAAAAAAGTCAGCGTCCGCAAGTCGAACTGA